The Nycticebus coucang isolate mNycCou1 chromosome 2, mNycCou1.pri, whole genome shotgun sequence genome includes a window with the following:
- the C8G gene encoding complement component C8 gamma chain isoform X1 → MSKGVLGDMDKKQVNLDFVHRTWCPALPGRASHARLLRRMEGTLDQDRNRGSQDRCRLPGLGFWQLWTVDSDPSIQPSASPSAAATATATMLPSGTVLLLALLLATTLLSQGARRPSRPPSPISTIQPQASFDAQQFAGTWFLVAVGSACRFLQEQGHRAEATTLRVAPQGTAMTVSTFRKLDGICWQVRQLYADTGVPGRFLLQARGARGATHVVIAETDYQNFAILYLEQAGQLSVKLYGAWWLLSAFLQEPWWLLGEPRTPVPLTARSLPVSNSALSGFERRVQEAHLTEDQVFFFPKYGFCEAADQFHVLDGEWAVGPGWGAAVRAAF, encoded by the exons ATGTCCAAAGGAGTGCTAGGGGACATGGACAAAAAACAGGTCAACTTGGACTTTGTACATAGGACATGGTGTCCCGCCCTGCCGGGAAGAGCAAGTCATGCTAGGCTTTTGAGGAGGATGGAGGGGACCCTGGACCAGGACAGAAACAGGGGAAGCCAGGACAGATGTAGACTTCCTGGGCTGGGCTTCTGGCAGCTGTGGACAGTGGACTCTGACCCCAGTATCCagccctcagcctcccccagtgcAGCTGCCACCGCCACTGCCACCATGCTACCCTCTGGGACCGTGCTTCTCTTGGCTCTGCTCCTGGCAACCACCTTGCTGAGTCAGGGGGCTCGGAGGCCATCACGGCCCCCTTCCCCCATCAGCACCATCCAGCCCCAGGCCAGTTTTGATGCTCAGCAG TTTGCAGGGACATGGTTCCTCGTGGCTGTAGGCTCTGCTTGCCGCTTCCTGCAGGAGCAAGGCCACCGGGCTGAGGCCACTACACTGCGTGTGGCTCCCCAGGGCACAGCTATGACTGTTAGCACCTTCAGAAAGCT GGATGGGATATGCTGGCAAGTGCGCCAGCTCTACGCAGACACAGGGGTCCCTGGCCGCTTCCTGCTCCAAG CCAGAGGCGCCCGAGGGGCCACGCACGTGGTCATCGCTGAGACCGACTACCAGAATTTCGCCATTCTGTACCTGGAGCAGGCTGGGCAGTTATCAGTGAAGCTGTATGGTGCGTGGTGGCTGCTCTCTGCATTCCTGCAGGAGCCATGGTGGCTGCTGGGAGAGCCCAG GACCCCTGTCCCCCTCACAGCCCGCTCCCTCCCTGTGAGTAATTCAGCCTTGAGTGGGTTTGAGCGGCGAGTCCAAGAGGCCCATCTGACTGAGGACCAGGTCTTCTTCTTTCCCAAGTATG GCTTCTGCGAGGCTGCAGACCAGTTCCATGTCCTGGATGGTGAGTGGGCAGTAGGCCCGGGTTGGGGCGCCGCAGTGAGGGCTGCGTTCTGA
- the FBXW5 gene encoding F-box/WD repeat-containing protein 5 translates to MDEGGTPLLPDCLIYQIFLSLGPADVLAAGQVCRQWYAVSRDEFLWREQFYRYYQVARDVPRHPAATSWYEEFRRLYDMVPCVEVQTLREHSDQVLHLSFSHSGYQFASCSKDCTVKIWNNDLTISLLHSADMRPYNWSYTQFSQFNQDDSLLLASGVFLGPHNSSSGEIAVISLDSFVLLSRVRNKPYDVFGCWLTETSLISGNLHRIGDITSCSVLWLNHAFQDVESENVNVVKRLFKIQNLNASTIRTVMVADCSRFDSPDLLLDAGDLATAPCRVFDLGSGSDNEDEVAGPAPAHTKEGFRRFLDHVLEGRTQPPLSERVLETRVAKLLAQGHTKPPECSTASTRNKYLIFTTGCLTYSPHQIGIKQILPHQMTTAGPVLGEGRGSDAFFDALDHVIDVHGHIIGMGLSPDNRYLYVNSRAWPSGAVVADPMQPPPIAEEIDLLVFDLKTMREVRRALRAHRAYTPNDECFFIFLDVSRDFVASGAEDRHGYIWDRHYNICLAKLQHEDVVNSVAFSPQEQELLLTASDDATIKAWRSPRIVRTLQARRPHPRPFFWFTNQRR, encoded by the exons ATGGACGAGGGGGGCACGCCCCTGCTCCCCGACTGCCTCATCTACCAGATCTTCCTGAGCTTGGGCCCCGCTGATGTGCTGGCCGCTGGGCAGGTGTGCCGCCAATGGTATGCTGTATCCCGGGACGAATTCCTCTGGAGGGAGCAGTTCTACCGCTACTACCAGGTGGCCCGAGATGTGCCCCGACACCCAG CGGCCACATCTTGGTATGAAGAATTCCGGCGGCTCTATGACATGGTGCCCTGTGTGGAGGTGCAGACGCTGAGAGAACATTCTGACCAGGTCCTGCACCTCAGCTTCTCCCACTCAGGATACCAGTTTGCTTCTTGCTCCAAGGACTGCACCGTGAAG ATCTGGAACAATGACCTGACGATCTCGTTGCTGCACAGCGCAGACATGCGGCCCTACAACTGGAGTTACACCCAGTTCTCACAGTTCAACCAGGATGACTCGCTGTTGCTGGCTTCTGGGGTGTTCCTGGGGCCGCACAACTCCTCATCGGGTGAGATTGCTGTCATCAGCCTAG ACTCCTTCGTGCTGCTGTCCCGAGTGCGCAACAAGCCCTACGATGTATTTGGCTGCTGGCTCACAGAGACCAGCCTCATCTCTGGCAACCTGCACCGCATTGGGGACATCACCTCCTGCTCAGTGCTGTGGCTCAACCATGCCTTCCAG GATGTGGAGTCAGAGAATGTCAATGTGGTGAAGCGGCTCTTCAAGATCCAGAACCTCAATGCCAGCACCATCCGCACAGTGATGGTGGCCGACTGCAGTAGATTTGACAGCCCAGACCTCCTGCTGGACGCTGGGGATCTAGCCACAGCCCCCTGCCGTGTCTTTGACCTGGGCAGCGGCAGTGACAATGAGGATGAGGTTGCTGGCCCGGCCCCTGCCCACACCAAGGAGGGCTTTCGGCGCTTCCTGGACCATGTGTTAGAAGGGCGGACACAGCCACCACTATCAGAGCGTGTACTGGAGACCAGAGTGGCTAAGCTACTGGCCCAGGGACACACCAAGCCCCCTGAGTGCAGCACTGCCAGCACCAGGAACAAGTACCTCATCTTCACCACGGGCTGCCTCACCTACTCACCACATCAGATCG GCATCAAACAGATCTTGCCGCACCAGATGACCACGGCAGGGCCTGTGCTGGGAGAGGGTCGGGGCTCTGACGCCTTCTTTGATGCACTGGACCATGTCATCGACGTGCATGGCCACATCATTGGCATGGGCTTGTCACCTGACAACAG GTACTTGTACGTCAACAGCCGTGCCTGGCCCAGTGGTGCAGTGGTGGCTGACCCCATGCAGCCACCGCCCATCGCAGAGGAGATTGATCTCCTGGTGTTTGACCTCAAGACCATGCGGGAGGTGAGGCGGGCCCTTCGTGCACACCGCGCCTACACGCCCAATGATGAGTGCTTCTTCATCTTCCTTGACGTCAGCAGGGACTTTGTGGCCAG TGGAGCTGAAGACCGGCATGGCTACATCTGGGACCGCCATTACAACATCTGCCTGGCCAAGTTGCAGCACGAGGACGTGGTCAACTCAGTTGCCTTCAGTCCCCAAGAGCAGGAGCTCCTGCTGACAGCCAGCGATGATGCTACCATCAAAGCCTGGCGCTCCCCACGCATTGTACGCACCCTTCAAGCCCGACGCCCACACCCCCGCCCTTTCTTCTGGTTTACTAACCAGAGGCGCTGA
- the C8G gene encoding complement component C8 gamma chain isoform X3 — translation MSKGVLGDMDKKQVNLDFVHRTWCPALPGRASHARLLRRMEGTLDQDRNRGSQDRCRLPGLGFWQLWTVDSDPSIQPSASPSAAATATATMLPSGTVLLLALLLATTLLSQGARRPSRPPSPISTIQPQASFDAQQSHFCCGLDPCLGVKHSAFHTSLPYLPPIPRDGICWQVRQLYADTGVPGRFLLQARGARGATHVVIAETDYQNFAILYLEQAGQLSVKLYGAWWLLSAFLQEPWWLLGEPRTPVPLTARSLPVSNSALSGFERRVQEAHLTEDQVFFFPKYGFCEAADQFHVLDGEWAVGPGWGAAVRAAF, via the exons ATGTCCAAAGGAGTGCTAGGGGACATGGACAAAAAACAGGTCAACTTGGACTTTGTACATAGGACATGGTGTCCCGCCCTGCCGGGAAGAGCAAGTCATGCTAGGCTTTTGAGGAGGATGGAGGGGACCCTGGACCAGGACAGAAACAGGGGAAGCCAGGACAGATGTAGACTTCCTGGGCTGGGCTTCTGGCAGCTGTGGACAGTGGACTCTGACCCCAGTATCCagccctcagcctcccccagtgcAGCTGCCACCGCCACTGCCACCATGCTACCCTCTGGGACCGTGCTTCTCTTGGCTCTGCTCCTGGCAACCACCTTGCTGAGTCAGGGGGCTCGGAGGCCATCACGGCCCCCTTCCCCCATCAGCACCATCCAGCCCCAGGCCAGTTTTGATGCTCAGCAG TCCCACTTCTGCTGTGGCCTGGACCCGTGTCTTGGGGTGAAGCACAGTGCCTTCCATACCTCCCTTCCATACCTCCCCCCAATCCCCAGGGATGGGATATGCTGGCAAGTGCGCCAGCTCTACGCAGACACAGGGGTCCCTGGCCGCTTCCTGCTCCAAG CCAGAGGCGCCCGAGGGGCCACGCACGTGGTCATCGCTGAGACCGACTACCAGAATTTCGCCATTCTGTACCTGGAGCAGGCTGGGCAGTTATCAGTGAAGCTGTATGGTGCGTGGTGGCTGCTCTCTGCATTCCTGCAGGAGCCATGGTGGCTGCTGGGAGAGCCCAG GACCCCTGTCCCCCTCACAGCCCGCTCCCTCCCTGTGAGTAATTCAGCCTTGAGTGGGTTTGAGCGGCGAGTCCAAGAGGCCCATCTGACTGAGGACCAGGTCTTCTTCTTTCCCAAGTATG GCTTCTGCGAGGCTGCAGACCAGTTCCATGTCCTGGATGGTGAGTGGGCAGTAGGCCCGGGTTGGGGCGCCGCAGTGAGGGCTGCGTTCTGA
- the C8G gene encoding complement component C8 gamma chain isoform X2, translated as MSKGVLGDMDKKQVNLDFVHRTWCPALPGRASHARLLRRMEGTLDQDRNRGSQDRCRLPGLGFWQLWTVDSDPSIQPSASPSAAATATATMLPSGTVLLLALLLATTLLSQGARRPSRPPSPISTIQPQASFDAQQFAGTWFLVAVGSACRFLQEQGHRAEATTLRVAPQGTAMTVSTFRKLDGICWQVRQLYADTGVPGRFLLQARGARGATHVVIAETDYQNFAILYLEQAGQLSVKLYGAWWLLSAFLQEPWWLLGEPRTPVPLTARSLPVSNSALSGFERRVQEAHLTEDQVFFFPKYGFCEAADQFHVLDEARR; from the exons ATGTCCAAAGGAGTGCTAGGGGACATGGACAAAAAACAGGTCAACTTGGACTTTGTACATAGGACATGGTGTCCCGCCCTGCCGGGAAGAGCAAGTCATGCTAGGCTTTTGAGGAGGATGGAGGGGACCCTGGACCAGGACAGAAACAGGGGAAGCCAGGACAGATGTAGACTTCCTGGGCTGGGCTTCTGGCAGCTGTGGACAGTGGACTCTGACCCCAGTATCCagccctcagcctcccccagtgcAGCTGCCACCGCCACTGCCACCATGCTACCCTCTGGGACCGTGCTTCTCTTGGCTCTGCTCCTGGCAACCACCTTGCTGAGTCAGGGGGCTCGGAGGCCATCACGGCCCCCTTCCCCCATCAGCACCATCCAGCCCCAGGCCAGTTTTGATGCTCAGCAG TTTGCAGGGACATGGTTCCTCGTGGCTGTAGGCTCTGCTTGCCGCTTCCTGCAGGAGCAAGGCCACCGGGCTGAGGCCACTACACTGCGTGTGGCTCCCCAGGGCACAGCTATGACTGTTAGCACCTTCAGAAAGCT GGATGGGATATGCTGGCAAGTGCGCCAGCTCTACGCAGACACAGGGGTCCCTGGCCGCTTCCTGCTCCAAG CCAGAGGCGCCCGAGGGGCCACGCACGTGGTCATCGCTGAGACCGACTACCAGAATTTCGCCATTCTGTACCTGGAGCAGGCTGGGCAGTTATCAGTGAAGCTGTATGGTGCGTGGTGGCTGCTCTCTGCATTCCTGCAGGAGCCATGGTGGCTGCTGGGAGAGCCCAG GACCCCTGTCCCCCTCACAGCCCGCTCCCTCCCTGTGAGTAATTCAGCCTTGAGTGGGTTTGAGCGGCGAGTCCAAGAGGCCCATCTGACTGAGGACCAGGTCTTCTTCTTTCCCAAGTATG GCTTCTGCGAGGCTGCAGACCAGTTCCATGTCCTGGATG AAGCGAGACGCTGA
- the C8G gene encoding complement component C8 gamma chain isoform X4 — MSKGVLGDMDKKQVNLDFVHRTWCPALPGRASHARLLRRMEGTLDQDRNRGSQDRCRLPGLGFWQLWTVDSDPSIQPSASPSAAATATATMLPSGTVLLLALLLATTLLSQGARRPSRPPSPISTIQPQASFDAQQFAGTWFLVAVGSACRFLQEQGHRAEATTLRVAPQGTAMTVSTFRKLDGICWQVRQLYADTGVPGRFLLQARGARGATHVVIAETDYQNFAILYLEQAGQLSVKLYARSLPVSNSALSGFERRVQEAHLTEDQVFFFPKYGFCEAADQFHVLDGEWAVGPGWGAAVRAAF; from the exons ATGTCCAAAGGAGTGCTAGGGGACATGGACAAAAAACAGGTCAACTTGGACTTTGTACATAGGACATGGTGTCCCGCCCTGCCGGGAAGAGCAAGTCATGCTAGGCTTTTGAGGAGGATGGAGGGGACCCTGGACCAGGACAGAAACAGGGGAAGCCAGGACAGATGTAGACTTCCTGGGCTGGGCTTCTGGCAGCTGTGGACAGTGGACTCTGACCCCAGTATCCagccctcagcctcccccagtgcAGCTGCCACCGCCACTGCCACCATGCTACCCTCTGGGACCGTGCTTCTCTTGGCTCTGCTCCTGGCAACCACCTTGCTGAGTCAGGGGGCTCGGAGGCCATCACGGCCCCCTTCCCCCATCAGCACCATCCAGCCCCAGGCCAGTTTTGATGCTCAGCAG TTTGCAGGGACATGGTTCCTCGTGGCTGTAGGCTCTGCTTGCCGCTTCCTGCAGGAGCAAGGCCACCGGGCTGAGGCCACTACACTGCGTGTGGCTCCCCAGGGCACAGCTATGACTGTTAGCACCTTCAGAAAGCT GGATGGGATATGCTGGCAAGTGCGCCAGCTCTACGCAGACACAGGGGTCCCTGGCCGCTTCCTGCTCCAAG CCAGAGGCGCCCGAGGGGCCACGCACGTGGTCATCGCTGAGACCGACTACCAGAATTTCGCCATTCTGTACCTGGAGCAGGCTGGGCAGTTATCAGTGAAGCTGTATG CCCGCTCCCTCCCTGTGAGTAATTCAGCCTTGAGTGGGTTTGAGCGGCGAGTCCAAGAGGCCCATCTGACTGAGGACCAGGTCTTCTTCTTTCCCAAGTATG GCTTCTGCGAGGCTGCAGACCAGTTCCATGTCCTGGATGGTGAGTGGGCAGTAGGCCCGGGTTGGGGCGCCGCAGTGAGGGCTGCGTTCTGA